In Humulus lupulus chromosome 7, drHumLupu1.1, whole genome shotgun sequence, the following are encoded in one genomic region:
- the LOC133792373 gene encoding uncharacterized protein LOC133792373 has product MLCYRLSEVLPVLIHDNQGAFIKNRLLAHNILIFQDLLKGYTRKNISARCIMKIDLSKAYDTVDWQFVADLLKGLCFPSRFIHWVLVCLKGTSYSLMLNGRLHGSFRGEKDDLVIFCKGNVNSLRLTQSAIASFCATTGLSINNTKSHIYFGGVNADCKAQLLEISQMQEGSFPLKYLGIHLRPTKWRAADCGEIIGKIQRNLHSWTSRNLSFAGRAQLIHYVLLEIRNYWMNIFILPQKVVAAIDKCCRDFLWGTKGNRSKLHLTSWEQVCLPKKYGGVGFCEGRKWNIAMMAKYIWAISSKKDCLWVKWIDAIYLKGHSFWSVPLIHDTSWYFRKLLKLRNVVDYCAVNSSVLRGKFKAKFLYLSRTAASEVQYASAVWHHLCVPKHRFISWQMINDHLLTRDNLGKIMELPSYLCPVCECFNESHQHLFFDCSFTKNLQQAVSSWSGLQGWPLTMVAWKSWCSNVGSDLKKLVWNAIISAVIYSVWCNRNRCLFDLCCSSVLVVSSSIKATIKARVKTITCTKAKKKDRDVISLINSL; this is encoded by the exons ATGCTTTGCTATCGTTTGTCTGAAGTTCTTCCTGTTTTgattcatgataatcaagggGCTTTTATAAAGAATCGCCTCTTGGCTCATAATATCCTCATATTTCAAGACCTTCTCAAGGGCTACACGAGGAAGAATATCTCAGCTCGATGTATCATGAAGATTGACCTCAGTAAAGCGTACGATACAGTAGATTGGCAGTTTGTGGCTGACTTGCTCAAGGGTCTTTGTTTCCCCTCTAGGTTCATTCATTGGGTGCTGGTTTGCTTAAAGGGGACTTCTTATTCGTTGATGCTCAATGGTCGGCTTCATGGCTCTTTTCGAGGGGAAAAGG ATGATCTTGTTATCTTTTGCAAGGGAAATGTGAACTCTCTGAGACTTACGCAGTCTGCTATTGCTAGTTTTTGTGCAACTACAGGTCTCTCAATCAATAATACCAAATCTCACATATACTTTGGAGGTGTCAATGCCGACTGTAAAGCCCAGTTATTGGAGATCTCTCAAATGCAAGAAGGCTCATTTCCACTTAAGTATCTTGGAATTCATCTAAGACCTACTAAATGGAGAGCAGCTGACTGTGGGGAAATTATTGGAAAAATTCAACGGAATCTTCATTCTTGGACTAGTAGGAACCTTTCCTTTGCGGGCCGAGCTCAACTTATACATTATGTCCTTCTTGAAATAAGAAATTATTGGATGAATATCTTTATTCTTCCTCAGAAAGTAGTGGCTGCCATTGATAAATGTTGCAGAGACTTCCTGTGGGGGACAAAAGGGAATCGCAGCAAGCTTCACCTTACATCTTGGGAGCAAGTCTGTCTTCCCAAAAAGTATGGAGGAGTTGGTTTCTGTGAGGGCAGGAAATGGAATATTGCTATGATGGCTAAGTACATTTGGGCAATTTCTAGTAAGAAAGATTGTCTTTGGGTCAAATGGATAGATGCTATCTATCTTAAAGGACATAGCTTCTGGTCTGTGCCGTTAATTCATGATACTAGCTGGTATTTTCGAAAATTACTGAAGTTAAGGAATGTTGTTGATTATTGTGCTGTTAACTCTTCGGTATTAAGAGGCAAGTTTAAAGCTAAATTCCTTTATCTGTCTCGTACAGCAGCTTCAGAGGTTCAGTATGCCTCTGCTGTTTGGCATCATCTTTGTGTCCCGAAACATAGATTCATTTCTTGGCAAATGATAAATGATCATCTTCTTACTCGTGATAATCTAGGAAAAATCATGGAGCTTCCTTCGTATCTTTGCCCGGTTTGTGAGTGTTTCAACGAATCCCACCAGCACCTTTTCTTTGACTGCTCTTTCACTAAGAACCTTCAGCAAGCAGTCAGTTCTTGGTCCGGTTTACAGGGCTGGCCTCTTACCATGGTAGCCTGGAAGAGTTGGTGCTCTAATGTTGGTTCTGATCTGAAGAAGCTGGTTTGGAATGCTATTATTTCAGCAGTGATCTACTCGGTCTGGTGCAACAGGAATAGATGTCTGTTTGATCTGTGTTGTAGCTCAGTTTTGGTAGTTAGCTCCTCTATTAAAGCTACTATCAAAGCTAGAGTTAAGACTATTACTTGTACCAAGGCTAAGAAAAAAGACAGAGATGTTATTAGCCTTATAAATTCTCTGTAA